The proteins below are encoded in one region of Helianthus annuus cultivar XRQ/B chromosome 2, HanXRQr2.0-SUNRISE, whole genome shotgun sequence:
- the LOC110904910 gene encoding eukaryotic initiation factor 4A-15 isoform X1: MAGAAPEGSQFDTCHFDSKMNELISTDGQDFFTSYDEVYDSFDAMGLQENLLRGIYAYGFEKPSAIQQRELLLFTKGLNVI, from the exons ATGGCAGGCGCTGCACCAGAAGGTTCCCAGTTTGACACTTGTCACTTTGATTCCAAAATGAATGAGCT GATTTCTACTGATGGACAGGATTTTTTCACATCGTATGATGAAGTTTACGATAGTTTTGATGCTATGGGTTTGCAAGAAAATCTTTTAAGAGGCATCTATGCATATG gttttgaaaaacCATCTGCAATTCAGCAACGGGAATTGTTACTATTCACCAAGGGTCTCAACGTAATTTAG
- the LOC110904910 gene encoding eukaryotic initiation factor 4A-15 isoform X2 yields the protein MAGAAPEGSQFDTCHFDSKMNELISTDGQDFFTSYDEVYDSFDAMGLQENLLRGIYAYGTSFYSSCGRGCLQTS from the exons ATGGCAGGCGCTGCACCAGAAGGTTCCCAGTTTGACACTTGTCACTTTGATTCCAAAATGAATGAGCT GATTTCTACTGATGGACAGGATTTTTTCACATCGTATGATGAAGTTTACGATAGTTTTGATGCTATGGGTTTGCAAGAAAATCTTTTAAGAGGCATCTATGCATATG GTACAAGTTTTTACAGCAGTTGTGGGAGAGGATGCTTACAAACATCTTGA